One region of Flavobacterium sp. GSB-24 genomic DNA includes:
- a CDS encoding cryptochrome/photolyase family protein, which translates to METKTLRLILGDQLNGNHSWFETIDYSITYVMMEIRTETDYAIHHIQKITGFFAAMRQFSNFLKSKKHHCIYLEINDKDNLQSLEANLSLIIERDHYTRFEYLLPDEYRVDAVLQKFTSQLVITSKVYDTEHFFSTRSELGKFFEGKKTYLMESFYRAIRKKHRVLMSADSPLTGQWNYDQENRKKLPKNHKPAAPLVFNNDVSPIVDAILRTDIKTIGSIDKTNFIWPVNREQSLELLDHFTTECLPLFGSYQDAMAPNEWSLYHSRLSFSLNTKMISPSEVIQTAISKWEKNPEIIAYNQLEGFVRQIIGWREYMRGIYWLKMPEYAALNFFGHTEKLPQWFWTGKTKMNCLKDAITQSLTFAYAHHIQRLMITGNFALLAGTDPDEVDNWYLGIYIDALHWVEITNTRGMSQFADGGIVGTKPYVSSASYIDKMSHYCSTCFYDKAKKTGDKACPFNSLYWNFYDKQEKKLAENPRIGMMYKTWHKMKPEDKAAILKQAGYYLKNINNL; encoded by the coding sequence ATGGAAACCAAAACTTTAAGGCTCATTCTTGGAGATCAGTTAAATGGCAATCATTCCTGGTTTGAAACGATAGACTATTCAATAACCTATGTAATGATGGAAATCCGTACAGAGACAGACTATGCCATACACCACATACAAAAAATAACAGGGTTCTTTGCGGCAATGCGCCAGTTTTCAAATTTCCTGAAATCCAAAAAACACCATTGCATTTATCTGGAAATAAACGATAAAGATAATTTACAGTCCCTTGAGGCCAATTTATCCCTTATAATAGAGAGGGATCATTACACAAGATTCGAATACCTGCTGCCCGATGAATATCGTGTGGATGCAGTATTACAAAAATTTACATCCCAGCTTGTTATTACTTCTAAAGTTTACGATACCGAGCATTTTTTCAGCACCCGCAGTGAACTGGGAAAATTCTTTGAAGGCAAAAAAACTTATTTGATGGAAAGTTTTTATCGTGCCATTCGAAAGAAACATCGTGTACTAATGTCAGCAGACAGCCCACTGACAGGCCAGTGGAATTATGATCAGGAGAATAGAAAGAAACTGCCTAAAAATCATAAACCCGCTGCTCCTTTAGTTTTTAATAATGATGTTTCCCCTATAGTGGATGCTATTTTACGAACCGATATTAAAACGATCGGATCGATTGACAAAACAAATTTTATCTGGCCAGTAAACAGGGAACAATCCCTTGAACTCCTTGATCATTTTACAACCGAATGCCTGCCTTTATTCGGTTCTTACCAGGATGCTATGGCCCCGAATGAGTGGTCCTTATACCACTCCAGATTATCATTTTCTTTAAACACAAAAATGATTTCTCCATCTGAAGTCATACAAACAGCAATTTCAAAATGGGAGAAAAATCCTGAAATTATTGCTTACAATCAACTGGAAGGTTTTGTACGCCAGATTATCGGATGGCGGGAATACATGCGGGGTATTTACTGGCTCAAGATGCCGGAATATGCTGCATTGAATTTTTTCGGCCATACGGAAAAATTGCCTCAATGGTTCTGGACAGGCAAAACCAAAATGAACTGTCTTAAAGACGCCATAACGCAGTCCCTGACATTTGCTTATGCGCACCATATCCAGCGTTTGATGATCACCGGAAATTTTGCCCTTTTGGCCGGAACCGATCCTGATGAAGTCGACAACTGGTATCTTGGAATATACATCGACGCGCTGCATTGGGTTGAAATAACCAATACACGCGGCATGAGCCAGTTTGCAGATGGAGGAATCGTCGGCACCAAACCTTATGTCAGTTCAGCTTCTTATATTGATAAAATGAGCCATTACTGCAGTACCTGTTTCTATGATAAAGCAAAAAAAACAGGCGATAAAGCATGTCCTTTTAACAGCCTGTATTGGAATTTTTATGATAAACAGGAAAAGAAGCTCGCAGAAAATCCAAGAATTGGAATGATGTATAAAACATGGCATAAAATGAAGCCCGAAGATAAAGCTGCAATATTGAAACAGGCTGGTTACTATTTGAAAAATATAAATAACTTATGA
- a CDS encoding SDR family oxidoreductase, which translates to MKKQTIIVTGAASGIGKGIAKYFLDRGDSVVINSVTPASLEIAYNEFGAGDNLAMYAGDISDKNTGEQLVKIAIEKFGSVDVLVNNAGIFDSKPFLEVDEPYFDKFLTTNLKGTYFTTQAAVPQMLEQKGGVVINIGTPLVNHGLGGWPASAPVASKGAIHALTVQLAAEFGKQNIRFNTVAPGVIRTPMHGDKADQNAGLHLLNRVGEIDDVAEMVYAVAKSTFITGSIINVDGGKGAGHNLN; encoded by the coding sequence ATGAAAAAACAAACAATAATTGTAACAGGTGCCGCATCTGGTATAGGAAAAGGAATCGCTAAATATTTTTTAGACAGAGGCGATAGTGTAGTAATCAATTCAGTAACCCCAGCTTCATTGGAAATTGCTTACAACGAATTTGGCGCAGGAGATAATCTTGCGATGTATGCAGGAGATATCAGCGATAAAAACACTGGTGAACAACTGGTAAAAATCGCAATCGAAAAATTTGGTTCTGTAGATGTATTGGTGAACAATGCAGGAATCTTTGACAGCAAACCTTTTTTAGAAGTGGATGAACCTTACTTTGACAAGTTTTTGACTACAAACTTAAAAGGAACTTATTTTACGACTCAGGCAGCTGTTCCTCAAATGTTAGAACAAAAAGGCGGTGTTGTAATCAATATCGGAACACCATTGGTAAATCATGGATTAGGCGGCTGGCCTGCTTCGGCTCCTGTAGCGAGTAAGGGCGCCATTCATGCGTTAACCGTTCAATTGGCAGCAGAATTTGGCAAACAAAACATTCGTTTTAATACAGTTGCTCCTGGTGTTATCAGAACCCCAATGCACGGGGATAAAGCCGATCAGAATGCTGGTCTGCATTTATTGAACAGAGTGGGAGAAATCGATGACGTTGCCGAAATGGTATATGCTGTTGCAAAAAGCACTTTTATTACCGGATCAATCATCAATGTTGACGGTGGAAAAGGTGCTGGACATAACTTAAATTAA
- a CDS encoding DUF2256 domain-containing protein, producing MQVILSGVLEINRKMRRVKKQNLPSKTCVVCQRTFAWRKKWEKVWEEVKYCSDKCRSSK from the coding sequence ATGCAAGTGATATTGTCTGGAGTTTTAGAAATAAACAGAAAAATGCGAAGAGTTAAAAAGCAAAACCTGCCCAGTAAAACCTGCGTCGTCTGCCAGAGAACATTTGCATGGAGAAAAAAATGGGAAAAGGTATGGGAAGAAGTGAAATATTGCAGTGATAAATGCAGAAGCAGTAAATAA
- a CDS encoding DASH family cryptochrome, which yields MKTAVVWFKTDLRITDNETLLKAAAQNESVIPVYCFDDSHFAVTSYGFKKTGNFRAQFLMESLIDLDRNLRALGSGLLILKGKPEIEIPKAVKYYKAVKVYAKREVAFEEKCTENLVQSELWKLRCEFLTFSTSTLYHAEDLPFSIKNIPDVFTDFRKKTEKDAAIRSAFEKPAKIKSPEIPKLELPDLKQLGFNKIIMDPRAAFEFAGGESQALKRLNHYFFESHAILTYKQTRNAMTGADYSSKFSPWLALGCISPRFIYQELKRYESIYNANESTYWLVFELLWRDYFRFMMKKYHNSFFQKNGITNNCSDTKKIDFQKLQNWIEGKTGVDFIDANMIELKLTGFMSNRGRQNAASYLCNDLALDWRYGASYFEQQLIDYDVCSNWGNWAYLAGAGNDPRGSRYFNIEKQAADYDKNKIFRNLWLNH from the coding sequence ATGAAAACAGCAGTAGTTTGGTTTAAAACAGATTTACGAATAACCGATAATGAAACATTATTAAAAGCAGCTGCACAAAATGAAAGTGTTATTCCTGTTTATTGTTTCGATGATTCACATTTTGCAGTAACATCGTATGGATTTAAAAAAACAGGAAATTTCAGGGCCCAATTTCTTATGGAATCCTTAATTGATCTGGATAGGAATTTAAGAGCATTAGGATCTGGACTGCTTATTTTGAAAGGAAAGCCTGAAATTGAAATTCCAAAAGCAGTGAAATACTATAAAGCCGTTAAAGTGTATGCCAAACGGGAAGTTGCTTTTGAAGAAAAGTGTACTGAAAATTTAGTTCAGTCTGAGCTCTGGAAGCTTCGATGTGAATTTTTGACCTTTAGCACCAGCACTTTGTATCATGCAGAAGACCTGCCGTTTTCAATAAAAAATATACCGGATGTATTTACTGATTTCAGAAAAAAGACAGAGAAAGATGCTGCAATACGATCGGCGTTTGAAAAACCGGCAAAAATAAAGTCGCCTGAAATTCCTAAACTTGAACTGCCAGATCTCAAGCAGCTTGGTTTTAACAAAATAATTATGGACCCAAGGGCTGCTTTTGAATTTGCTGGGGGAGAATCACAGGCCTTAAAGAGACTGAATCATTATTTTTTTGAATCTCACGCAATTTTAACATACAAACAGACCCGGAACGCTATGACAGGTGCAGACTATTCTTCCAAGTTTTCTCCCTGGCTCGCCCTTGGATGTATTTCGCCAAGGTTTATTTACCAGGAACTTAAAAGATATGAATCAATTTATAATGCAAATGAATCGACCTACTGGCTGGTATTTGAATTGCTTTGGCGGGATTATTTTAGATTTATGATGAAGAAATATCACAACAGTTTTTTTCAGAAAAATGGAATTACAAATAACTGTTCAGACACAAAAAAAATAGATTTTCAGAAGCTTCAGAACTGGATTGAAGGAAAAACAGGTGTCGATTTTATTGATGCCAACATGATTGAACTCAAATTGACTGGCTTTATGAGTAATCGTGGCCGGCAAAATGCGGCAAGCTATCTGTGTAACGATTTAGCACTAGACTGGCGCTATGGTGCATCTTACTTCGAGCAGCAGCTCATAGATTATGATGTCTGCAGCAACTGGGGTAATTGGGCTTATTTAGCCGGTGCAGGCAATGACCCAAGAGGCAGCCGTTATTTCAATATTGAAAAACAGGCAGCAGATTATGATAAAAATAAAATCTTTAGAAATTTATGGTTAAACCATTAA
- a CDS encoding deoxyribodipyrimidine photo-lyase: MWFKRDLRFTDHEPLFMAQRENIPLLLVYFFEPSIMACLDSDVRHWRFVYESLQEMQSKLKSIAAQIYYFHNEAATVFERLCSLYDVQTVFSHQEIGSKATFDRDNAMQSFFDNHKILWKQSQLHGVIRKLRSKQDWDKRWEQTMRAIPKMIDLNTFKFENLDPDLYQKLKGKVLSSEIKQRNENFQQGGEYWAWRYLQSFVKERHVNYSRHISKPGLSRKGCSRLSPYLTYGNISMRMVYQYTNQFYESSSSKRAILNFVSRLHWHCHFMQKFENNCQIEFENINKDYDSLVKPKNETYIKAWQEGKTGVPIVDACMRCLVQTGYINFRMRAMLVSFFTFNLWQDWRELHYLARQFLDYEPGIHYPQIQMQAGTTKGSTIRIYNPIKNSQEHDSEGIFIKRWLPELAEIPPQLIHEPWKLNLIEQQFYKCEIGKDYPEPIVDIEETRKYASDIVWSFRNKQKNAKS, from the coding sequence ATGTGGTTCAAACGTGATCTCCGTTTTACAGATCACGAACCCCTGTTTATGGCCCAGCGGGAAAATATTCCGCTTCTTTTAGTTTATTTTTTTGAGCCGTCGATAATGGCTTGCCTTGATTCTGATGTGCGTCACTGGCGGTTTGTTTATGAATCCTTACAGGAAATGCAGTCTAAATTAAAGTCAATTGCTGCGCAGATTTATTATTTTCATAACGAAGCTGCAACTGTTTTTGAGCGCCTATGCAGTCTTTATGATGTTCAAACGGTATTTTCGCATCAGGAAATAGGCAGTAAGGCCACTTTTGACAGGGATAATGCCATGCAGTCTTTCTTTGATAATCATAAAATACTTTGGAAACAATCGCAGCTCCATGGTGTAATCAGAAAGCTGCGATCTAAACAAGATTGGGATAAGCGCTGGGAGCAAACAATGCGTGCAATTCCTAAAATGATTGATCTGAATACTTTTAAATTTGAAAATTTAGATCCTGATCTCTATCAAAAGCTAAAAGGGAAAGTGCTTTCTAGTGAAATTAAGCAGCGAAATGAAAATTTTCAGCAGGGCGGCGAATATTGGGCCTGGCGGTATTTGCAAAGTTTTGTAAAAGAAAGACATGTCAATTACAGCCGGCATATTTCCAAACCTGGTTTAAGCCGAAAAGGCTGCAGCCGCTTATCCCCCTATTTGACCTATGGAAACATCAGTATGCGAATGGTGTATCAATATACCAATCAGTTTTATGAATCATCTTCCAGCAAAAGGGCTATACTTAATTTTGTTTCCAGACTGCATTGGCACTGCCATTTTATGCAGAAATTTGAAAATAACTGTCAAATTGAATTTGAAAATATAAACAAAGATTATGATTCCCTGGTCAAACCAAAAAACGAAACCTATATAAAAGCTTGGCAGGAAGGTAAAACCGGTGTTCCTATTGTTGATGCCTGCATGAGATGTTTAGTCCAGACAGGCTATATCAACTTTAGAATGCGGGCCATGCTGGTTTCCTTTTTTACATTCAATTTGTGGCAGGACTGGCGTGAACTGCATTATCTGGCAAGACAATTTTTAGATTACGAACCCGGAATTCATTATCCGCAGATTCAGATGCAGGCCGGTACAACAAAAGGCAGTACCATTAGAATTTATAATCCGATAAAAAACTCTCAGGAGCACGATTCAGAGGGTATTTTCATAAAAAGATGGCTGCCTGAGCTGGCTGAAATTCCACCACAATTAATTCATGAACCTTGGAAATTAAATCTTATCGAGCAGCAATTTTACAAATGCGAAATAGGTAAAGATTATCCAGAGCCCATTGTTGACATAGAAGAAACCCGGAAATATGCAAGTGATATTGTCTGGAGTTTTAGAAATAAACAGAAAAATGCGAAGAGTTAA
- a CDS encoding YceI family protein: protein METTNFKIVSSNSNVEWTGRKVTGAHNGTIGIKEGNFILNDGKLNNGKVIIDTASIKILDVTDPAINTQFAGHLASDDFFSIEKFPTASFDILSVKEVSENIFYLEGHLTIKDITNVVGFEATLENHRNAIKLSGKLIIDRTKYDIRFRSGNFFKDLGDTLIYNDFELDFNITAEVLISEQSQN from the coding sequence ATGGAAACAACAAATTTTAAAATCGTAAGCTCAAATAGCAACGTAGAATGGACCGGTAGAAAAGTTACTGGTGCTCATAATGGTACTATTGGTATCAAAGAAGGTAATTTCATCTTAAACGATGGAAAATTAAACAATGGAAAAGTTATTATCGATACAGCTTCCATTAAAATTCTGGATGTAACAGATCCGGCAATTAACACGCAATTTGCAGGTCATCTTGCCTCTGATGATTTTTTCTCAATCGAAAAATTTCCTACAGCATCATTTGATATTCTTTCAGTAAAAGAAGTGTCAGAGAATATTTTTTATCTTGAAGGTCATCTTACCATAAAAGATATTACAAACGTTGTTGGTTTTGAAGCAACATTAGAAAATCACAGAAATGCAATTAAACTTTCAGGTAAATTAATTATTGATCGTACTAAATATGATATCAGATTCCGTTCAGGAAATTTTTTCAAAGATTTGGGAGACACATTAATTTATAACGACTTCGAGTTGGATTTTAACATCACTGCTGAAGTCCTAATTTCAGAACAATCTCAAAACTAA
- a CDS encoding flavin reductase family protein: MKNKINFKTSDLEKMEKQAAVHLINSLGGFKSVALVGTSDGEGNTNLSIFSSFFHIGANPPLIGMIFRPSPPERDTMRNIIDTGFYTINHISEQIYRQAHQTSARYSREISEFEAAGLSVEYKNNFPAPFVLESSIQLGIEFKEKMAIPINNTTMIIGEIVQIFIPEDCLSEDGFVDLEKANTVTCSGLDSYHKTIQLDRLSYAKPDKEITSLLKN; this comes from the coding sequence ATGAAAAACAAAATAAATTTTAAAACCAGTGATCTTGAAAAAATGGAAAAGCAGGCTGCCGTGCATTTAATAAACAGTTTAGGCGGTTTTAAAAGTGTGGCATTAGTTGGAACTTCTGATGGTGAGGGAAATACTAATTTATCCATTTTTAGTTCTTTTTTTCATATTGGTGCCAATCCTCCATTAATAGGCATGATTTTTCGCCCCAGCCCGCCAGAGCGTGATACTATGAGAAATATTATAGATACAGGATTCTATACTATTAATCATATCAGCGAACAGATATACAGGCAGGCACATCAGACATCAGCGAGATACAGCAGAGAAATTTCAGAATTTGAAGCTGCAGGACTCAGCGTGGAATATAAAAATAACTTTCCCGCTCCTTTTGTGCTCGAAAGCAGCATACAGTTAGGTATTGAATTTAAAGAAAAAATGGCCATTCCAATCAATAACACTACTATGATCATTGGGGAAATAGTCCAGATTTTTATTCCCGAAGACTGCTTGTCTGAGGATGGTTTTGTCGATTTAGAAAAAGCCAATACCGTTACATGTTCGGGTCTGGACAGCTATCATAAAACCATCCAGTTAGACCGTTTAAGCTATGCAAAACCAGATAAGGAAATTACATCACTGCTTAAAAATTGA
- a CDS encoding TetR/AcrR family transcriptional regulator → MTKAERTRQFIIETSAPLINKKGMAGTSLSDIMEATKLAKGGIYGNFENKEEICTESFLFLRTQLASKLDLAVTKGKSAKEKLFNLLDVYGNDKNMVEGCPIMNFGTEADDTNSVMREHVKKAILSAQKRFFNIVEDGIQDKELSSEMNAEEFSIRTFALIEGAVLCRKVFRNNDQINIVLDSIKKEFEKYLL, encoded by the coding sequence ATGACTAAAGCTGAACGAACCAGACAATTTATAATTGAAACCTCGGCACCTCTTATTAATAAGAAAGGCATGGCCGGTACTTCTTTGAGTGATATTATGGAAGCTACAAAGCTGGCTAAAGGTGGAATCTATGGAAATTTTGAGAATAAAGAAGAAATCTGTACGGAGTCTTTTTTATTTCTAAGGACACAATTAGCCTCCAAATTAGATTTAGCTGTTACTAAAGGGAAATCGGCAAAAGAGAAACTTTTTAATTTGCTGGATGTTTACGGCAATGACAAAAATATGGTTGAAGGCTGTCCGATTATGAATTTTGGAACAGAAGCCGATGACACAAATTCAGTCATGAGAGAACACGTAAAAAAAGCAATTCTTTCTGCCCAGAAAAGATTTTTCAATATAGTAGAAGACGGGATTCAGGATAAAGAATTGTCTTCAGAAATGAATGCAGAAGAATTTAGTATCAGGACTTTTGCTTTAATAGAAGGCGCTGTTTTGTGCCGAAAAGTATTTAGGAACAATGACCAGATTAATATAGTTCTGGATAGTATCAAAAAGGAATTTGAAAAATATCTTTTATGA
- a CDS encoding MFS transporter produces the protein MRNLEENHQGFSTLLALVLIPLSGFATDIYLPSLPAMAKDLNVTAGTIQLSLVFFMFSLGVSQIFIGSILDSFGRFKISIVSLAVFSATSFVIAFMPNIYIIYAMRIIQGIAIAFIVVSKRAYFVDLYSGDKLKNYISLFSIIWACAPIMAPFLGGYMQSLFGWRSNFYFLGVLSLLFLVLELLYSGESLKYFHPFKLKSIGETYSVMLKTADFTLGIVILGICFGIVVIYNLVSPFIIERLFGYQAITTGYSSLLSGLSVMTGGIIAKSLIHKPLAKKVSIAVSAQLVLVVLMISTSQFVSTIYTVIGFTMAINLCGGFTFNIIYGYCLSRFSKNAGIASGLTGGATYVVSSLFSYGFVNLYAVKSQLLLGLANLSLILIIGLIFMVFNKYRLRHVFSSLKV, from the coding sequence ATGAGAAATTTAGAAGAAAACCATCAAGGTTTTAGTACATTATTGGCATTGGTGCTTATACCATTGTCCGGATTTGCAACAGATATTTATTTACCATCGCTTCCTGCAATGGCAAAAGATTTAAATGTAACTGCGGGGACAATTCAGCTTTCATTAGTTTTTTTCATGTTCAGTCTGGGAGTAAGCCAGATTTTTATAGGAAGTATATTGGATAGTTTTGGGCGTTTTAAAATAAGTATTGTTTCATTGGCTGTGTTTTCAGCAACAAGTTTTGTTATCGCTTTTATGCCTAATATTTATATCATATATGCCATGCGTATTATTCAGGGAATTGCAATTGCATTTATTGTAGTTTCCAAACGTGCTTACTTTGTCGATCTGTATTCAGGTGATAAATTAAAAAACTATATCAGTTTATTTTCTATAATTTGGGCCTGTGCGCCAATAATGGCCCCGTTTTTAGGAGGTTATATGCAAAGCCTTTTTGGGTGGAGATCAAACTTTTATTTCCTTGGGGTATTATCATTGCTTTTTCTGGTTTTAGAACTTTTATATAGCGGAGAATCACTAAAATATTTTCATCCATTTAAATTAAAATCCATTGGAGAAACTTATTCAGTAATGCTAAAAACAGCTGATTTTACATTGGGGATAGTAATACTCGGCATTTGTTTTGGCATAGTGGTAATTTATAATTTAGTTAGCCCTTTTATTATAGAACGTTTATTTGGTTATCAGGCAATTACAACAGGTTATAGCTCTTTATTATCAGGTTTATCTGTGATGACCGGAGGAATTATAGCCAAATCTCTTATTCATAAACCGTTGGCAAAAAAAGTTTCAATTGCGGTATCTGCACAACTTGTGCTAGTAGTGTTAATGATCTCTACGTCACAATTTGTAAGTACTATTTATACTGTAATTGGTTTTACAATGGCAATAAATCTATGCGGAGGATTTACATTTAATATTATTTATGGATATTGTCTAAGCCGTTTTTCAAAAAATGCTGGTATCGCAAGCGGACTTACAGGTGGTGCTACTTATGTGGTAAGTTCATTATTTAGTTATGGATTTGTTAATTTGTATGCAGTAAAAAGTCAATTATTACTTGGATTGGCAAACTTATCTTTGATTTTAATTATTGGTTTAATTTTTATGGTTTTTAATAAATATAGACTGCGTCATGTCTTTTCTTCTTTAAAGGTATAA
- a CDS encoding Crp/Fnr family transcriptional regulator, which yields MEAKELLQQHIAKITSLTEEEFEYIFSHFKMQSFKKGQTIFSEGDRVVCEYFVISGCLKAFFINDEVKMYILQFAMPTWWASDYAALYNQTPATINVDCITDVEVLCLSNDNREKLCKEFHQIEHFFRWRTNRGYVASQKRLLSFMNDNVKIRYEELMALYPQLYNLVPKHLIAAYLGVSRETLSRLYSSH from the coding sequence ATGGAAGCCAAAGAATTATTGCAACAACATATTGCCAAAATCACTTCATTGACAGAAGAAGAATTTGAATATATATTTTCTCATTTTAAAATGCAGTCTTTTAAAAAAGGACAAACCATTTTTAGTGAAGGAGATAGAGTAGTATGTGAGTATTTTGTAATTTCAGGTTGTTTGAAAGCTTTTTTTATTAATGATGAAGTCAAAATGTACATACTACAGTTCGCCATGCCAACTTGGTGGGCATCTGATTATGCTGCTTTATACAATCAGACTCCTGCAACCATAAATGTTGATTGTATTACAGATGTAGAAGTTCTTTGCCTATCTAATGATAATCGTGAAAAACTTTGTAAAGAATTTCATCAGATTGAACATTTTTTTCGATGGAGAACAAACCGAGGTTATGTAGCCTCTCAAAAAAGGCTTTTGTCTTTTATGAATGATAATGTCAAAATTCGTTACGAAGAACTTATGGCATTATATCCTCAATTATACAATCTTGTGCCGAAGCACTTGATTGCTGCATATCTTGGGGTTTCACGAGAAACTTTAAGCAGACTTTACTCTTCTCATTAA
- a CDS encoding nitronate monooxygenase: MWYNTKATELLGIKYPILQGPLGGNLSSVALTATVSNAGGLGGYGAYTMTPQEIFDIDKQIKAATDKPYNINLWVSDHDICESGLTDEQFNKAAALFKPYFEETGIPLPERPASFQSRFENQLQVILDVRPKVFSFMFGALPPDVLEQCRRLGIVTIGAATTVDEAIFLENSGVDMIIASGFEAGGHRPSFLASAESSLNGTFVLLQLIQEKVKIPVIAAGGIANGKGVAAALALGASAAQIGTAFLAVDESNALPVHKQMLFSDTAKYSTLSRAYTGRLGRGLTSRITKEMMGKERDILPFPLQTTFMSSLRKAALDQEKWDMILFWGGQIAPILKHTKAKELMDSLIEETTAYFVDLKG, encoded by the coding sequence ATGTGGTACAATACAAAAGCAACAGAATTACTTGGAATTAAATATCCAATATTACAAGGCCCATTAGGAGGTAATTTATCCTCTGTGGCCTTGACAGCTACCGTTTCGAATGCTGGCGGACTTGGCGGTTATGGAGCCTATACAATGACGCCGCAGGAAATTTTTGATATTGATAAACAAATAAAAGCCGCAACTGATAAACCCTACAACATTAATCTTTGGGTTTCAGATCATGATATTTGTGAATCTGGTTTAACAGATGAACAATTCAATAAAGCTGCGGCATTATTCAAACCTTATTTTGAGGAAACCGGAATTCCGTTACCAGAGAGACCAGCGTCATTTCAATCCAGATTTGAGAATCAATTGCAAGTGATTTTAGATGTTCGCCCAAAAGTTTTTAGTTTTATGTTTGGTGCGTTGCCTCCTGATGTTTTAGAACAATGCCGAAGATTGGGAATTGTAACAATTGGAGCAGCAACAACTGTAGACGAAGCTATTTTTTTAGAAAATTCAGGAGTTGATATGATTATTGCTTCAGGTTTTGAAGCTGGCGGACACCGGCCTTCTTTCTTAGCTTCGGCAGAAAGTTCTTTAAATGGAACTTTTGTTTTACTACAGTTAATTCAGGAAAAAGTTAAAATTCCGGTTATTGCAGCAGGCGGAATTGCTAACGGAAAAGGTGTAGCAGCAGCATTAGCTTTGGGGGCAAGTGCAGCGCAGATAGGAACGGCTTTTTTAGCTGTTGATGAATCGAATGCATTACCTGTTCACAAACAAATGTTATTTTCAGATACAGCAAAATATTCTACTTTGTCACGCGCCTACACAGGAAGATTAGGCCGTGGATTAACCAGTAGAATTACTAAGGAAATGATGGGGAAAGAGAGAGATATTTTGCCATTTCCATTGCAAACTACTTTTATGTCATCTTTGCGAAAAGCAGCTCTCGATCAAGAAAAATGGGATATGATTTTGTTTTGGGGAGGACAAATTGCTCCCATTTTAAAGCATACAAAAGCAAAAGAGCTAATGGATTCTTTGATAGAAGAAACAACGGCGTATTTTGTTGATTTGAAAGGGTAA
- a CDS encoding 4-oxalocrotonate tautomerase family protein yields MPYVKIELTREGVTREQKQELISGITNLITDVLNKDPHLTHIVIQEVDLDDWGYAGEQASVLREKGIKADKK; encoded by the coding sequence ATGCCTTACGTAAAAATCGAATTGACCCGGGAAGGAGTAACCCGAGAGCAAAAACAGGAATTAATCAGTGGTATAACCAACCTGATTACAGATGTATTAAACAAAGATCCGCATTTAACTCATATCGTGATTCAGGAAGTCGATTTAGATGATTGGGGTTATGCAGGAGAACAAGCGTCAGTATTAAGAGAAAAAGGCATTAAAGCCGATAAAAAATAA
- a CDS encoding nuclear transport factor 2 family protein: MKTILLTAFMLWTFQGIKAQNSNAMKSHNLDTEAITAAIENNYFKGIYEGDEMLLGSIFQPGTLLYGDVNGQPYFKTADLYLNGVKNRQSPKDSGKPFKGEILNIKVVNSIAMAEVNLKMYEFNYRDFLSFHKINGKWYIVNKMLTNVSE; the protein is encoded by the coding sequence ATGAAAACTATTTTATTAACTGCTTTTATGCTTTGGACATTCCAAGGCATAAAAGCACAAAACAGTAACGCAATGAAAAGTCATAATTTAGACACAGAAGCCATTACAGCTGCAATAGAAAATAATTATTTTAAAGGAATTTACGAAGGAGATGAAATGTTGTTAGGAAGTATTTTTCAGCCTGGAACATTACTTTATGGAGATGTAAACGGGCAGCCGTACTTTAAAACAGCAGATCTTTATTTAAACGGCGTTAAAAACAGACAAAGTCCGAAAGATTCAGGTAAACCTTTTAAAGGCGAAATTCTGAATATAAAAGTGGTAAACTCAATTGCGATGGCAGAGGTTAATTTAAAAATGTACGAGTTTAATTACCGGGATTTTTTATCTTTCCATAAAATTAATGGCAAATGGTATATTGTCAATAAAATGCTGACGAATGTAAGTGAATAA